A stretch of Vigna angularis cultivar LongXiaoDou No.4 chromosome 4, ASM1680809v1, whole genome shotgun sequence DNA encodes these proteins:
- the LOC108341270 gene encoding putative receptor protein kinase ZmPK1, with protein sequence MWFILLSLVMSLQLSSSAVEILHQGSSLLVEGPNDFMLSPNAIFCAGFYAVGQNAYSFAVWYSQTNGETQDATVVWMANRDYPVNGKGSKLSLLPNGNLALRDADESHIWSTNTVSLLSVQLFLDNTGNLVLRETKGGGVVLWQSFDFPTDTLLPQQVFTRYAKLVSSRSESNKSSGFYSLFFDNDNVLRLLYDGPEVSGLYWPNPWLATWDAGRSTYNNSRVAVMDTLGNFSSSDDFSFLTSDYGTLIQRRLVLDHDGNIRVHSRRNGGEKWSVTWQAKAKPCSIHGICGPNSLCSYHQNSSVKCSCLPGYKWKNDHDWSFGCEPKFSTLCNKTQSRFLHISRVELYGYDYGILTNYTLHQCQQLCLQLCDCKGIQYTYVFGTGTYTCYPKLQLRNAYQIPYFNADLYLKLPANSSYSFEGSTHEQSLDCSSSLSTMQLERAYDMSRENRYVKFLLWFVGGLGAFEVLCIFVICFFLVRTRERKYSGVDRRVYHLAMTGFRKFSYSELKQATKGFREEIGRGAGGVVFKGVLLDQRVAAVKRLKDANQGEEDFLAEVSSIGRLNHMNLIEMWGYCAEGKHRLLVYEYMEQGSLAENMESDELDWTKRFNIALGTARGLAYVHEECLEWILHCDVKPQNILLDSNYHPKVADFGLSKLRNRNDTSSTYSSFSRIRGTRGYMAPEWVLNQRITSKVDVYSYGIVVLEMVTGKSATKDIDYTDNGVEKEHLSMVAWLKDKQKNGCSWVGEILKPNVKGVYEEDKIEALVRVALQCVEEEKEKRPTMSQVVEMLLKCRREDDNMHHLS encoded by the coding sequence ATGTGGTTCATCCTTCTCTCTCTCGTTATGTCTCTGCAACTTTCATCTTCAGCAGTAGAAATCCTGCATCAAGGTTCATCCCTCTTAGTGGAGGGCCCCAACGATTTCATGCTCTCACCAAATGCCATCTTCTGTGCCGGTTTCTATGCAGTTGGCCAAAACGCATATTCATTCGCTGTTTGGTACTCCCAAACCAACGGCGAAACCCAGGATGCAACCGTCGTATGGATGGCTAACCGTGACTACCCCGTTAACGGCAAGGGCTCGAAGCTTTCCCTTCTTCCCAACGGCAACCTCGCCTTAAGGGACGCCGACGAATCCCACATTTGGTCAACAAACACCGTTTCACTGTTGTCTGTGCAACTGTTTCTCGACAACACTGGCAACCTCGTTCTGCGTGAAACGAAGGGTGGCGGTGTCGTATTGTGGCAGAGCTTTGATTTCCCTACGGACACGCTTTTGCCTCAACAAGTGTTCACGAGATACGCGAAGCTGGTCTCTTCTAGAAGCGAGAGCAACAAGTCCTCCGGTTTCTACTCCTTGTTCTTCGACAACGACAACGTTCTTCGTCTTCTTTACGATGGTCCTGAAGTTTCTGGCCTTTACTGGCCAAATCCATGGTTGGCCACTTGGGACGCTGGACGTTCCACTTACAACAACAGTAGAGTTGCGGTGATGGACACACTCGGCAATTTCAGTTCTTCAGATGATTTCTCTTTTTTGACATCCGATTATGGCACTCTGATCCAAAGAAGATTAGTGCTTGATCATGATGGAAACATTCGTGTTCATAGTCGAAGAAATGGAGGAGAGAAATGGTCTGTTACGTGGCAAGCCAAAGCAAAACCGTGTAGTATTCATGGTATTTGTGGCCCTAACAGTTTGTGCTCTTACCACCAAAATTCTAGTGTGAAGTGTTCTTGCCTTCCCGGGTACAAGTGGAAGAATGATCACGATTGGTCTTTTGGATGTGAACCGAAATTCTCTACTCTTTGCAACAAAACACAGTCTCGGTTTTTGCATATAAGCCGCGTGGAGTTATATGGCTATGACTATGGGATTTTGACAAATTACACTCTCCATCAGTGTCAGCAGTTATGCCTTCAATTATGCGACTGTAAAGGCATTCAGTATACATATGTCTTTGGCACTGGCACTTATACTTGTTACCCAAAGTTGCAGCTACGGAATGCGTATCAGATACCGTATTTCAACGCTGATTTGTACCTGAAACTTCCAGCAAATAGTTCATATTCTTTTGAAGGATCCACACATGAGCagagtcttgattgttcttcGAGTTTGAGCACGATGCAGCTTGAGAGAGCGTATGACATGAGTCGTGAGAACAGATATGTTAAGTTCTTGCTTTGGTTTGTAGGAGGATTGGGGGCGTTCGAAGTTTTATGCATATTtgtgatttgtttttttctgGTGAGAACAAGGGAGAGAAAATATTCTGGTGTGGATAGACGAGTCTATCATTTGGCCATGACTGGTTTCAGAAAGTTCAGTTATTCTGAACTGAAACAAGCCACGAAAGGGTTCCGTGAGGAGATAGGAAGGGGTGCAGGAGGGGTTGTATTCAAAGGTGTGTTGTTGGATCAACGAGTTGCAGCTGTGAAGAGACTGAAGGATGCGAATCAAGGAGAAGAAGATTTCCTGGCAGAAGTAAGCAGCATTGGAAGGCTTAACCATATGAACTTGATTGAGATGTGGGGGTATTGTGCTGAGGGAAAACACAGACTCTTGGTGTATGAGTACATGGAGCAAGGGTCTCTAGCAGAAAATATGGAGTCAGATGAACTGGACTGGACCAAAAGGTTTAACATAGCACTAGGTACGGCAAGAGGGTTGGCTTATGTTCACGAGGAGTGCTTGGAGTGGATTCTACACTGTGATGTAAAGCCCCAAAACATTCTTCTAGATTCTAACTATCATCCAAAGGTAGCGGATTTTGGGCTGTCAAAGCTGCGAAACAGAAATGATACTAGTAGTACATACTCTAGTTTTTCACGGATACGAGGAACAAGAGGTTACATGGCTCCTGAGTGGGTTTTGAACCAACGAATCACGTCCAAAGTTGACGTTTATAGCTATGGAATTGTTGTTCTGGAAATGGTGACCGGAAAGAGTGCAACAAAGGATATTGATTACACTGATAATGGAGTGGAGAAAGAGCATCTCAGCATGGTGGCGTGGCTTAAAGATAAACAGAAAAATGGATGCAGTTGGGTTGGTGAAATATTGAAACCCAATGTAAAAGGAGTTTATGAGGAAGATAAGATCGAAGCTTTGGTGAGAGTGGCTCTGCAATGcgttgaagaagaaaaggagaagagaccCACAATGAGTCAAGTAGTAGAAATGCTTCTCAAATGTAGACGCGAAGATGATAATATGCATCATCTCTCATAA